A region from the Triticum urartu cultivar G1812 chromosome 1, Tu2.1, whole genome shotgun sequence genome encodes:
- the LOC125545844 gene encoding uncharacterized protein LOC125545844, whose amino-acid sequence MSSSNKISLKLLVDTKSKKVLFAEAGKEFVDFVFSLLTLPIGAVVKLISAGTMQGSIGRLYQSVDNIGSSYLQPNKDKSELLQPKVLHPDARELLLLQGGGGEGSSPSSPLARFKMYTCAGYCATATMEAKAACPQCKQAMATEVTFVLPSAAPKTSSTAAAAGDETGGYVKGLVTYMVTDGLEVTPMSAISSITLINKFSVNMDVELAEKFVSVGMDEGLGLLKAALRSDTVLSDVFLAKKK is encoded by the coding sequence ATGTCTTCCAGCAACAAGATCTCGCTGAAGCTGCTGGTGGACACCAAGTCCAAGAAGGTGCTGTTCGCGGAGGCCGGCAAGGAGTTCGTCGACTTCGTCTTCAGCCTGCTGACCCTGCCCATCGGCGCCGTGGTGAAGCTCATCTCCGCCGGCACCATGCAGGGGAGCATCGGCCGCCTGTACCAGAGCGTCGACAACATCGGCTCCTCCTACCTGCAGCCCAACAAGGACAAGTCCGAGCTGCTCCAGCCCAAGGTGCTGCACCCGGACGCCCGGGAGCTGCTGCTCctgcagggcggcggcggcgaggggtcGTCCCCGTCCTCCCCGCTGGCCAGGTTCAAGATGTACACCTGCGCAGGCTACTGCGCCAccgccaccatggaggccaaggcTGCGTGCCCGCAGTGCAAGCAGGCCATGGCCACCGAGGTCACGTTCGTGCTGCCGTCCGCCGCGCCCAAGACCTCGTCCACGGCGGCTGCGGCCGGCGACGAGACCGGCGGGTACGTTAAGGGGCTCGTCACCTACATGGTCACGGACGGGCTGGAGGTGACCCCCATGTCCGCCATCTCCAGCATCACCCTCATCAACAAGTTCAGCGTCAACATGGACGTGGAGCTCGCCGAGAAGTTCGTCAGCGTCGGCATGGACGAGGGGCTCGGCCTCCTCAAGGCGGCGCTGCGCTCCGACACCGTGCTCTCCGACGTCTTCCTCGCTAAGAAGAAGTGA